The following are encoded in a window of Dioscorea cayenensis subsp. rotundata cultivar TDr96_F1 chromosome 16, TDr96_F1_v2_PseudoChromosome.rev07_lg8_w22 25.fasta, whole genome shotgun sequence genomic DNA:
- the LOC120279225 gene encoding probable methyltransferase PMT21 yields the protein MKSKDMKPGSNPDKSSRMVPMSLMFVVLCGFSFYLGGIYCSEKNKFFKKEVEPKVESRKEIAVPSSQMKPIAFPECGSDYQDYTPCTDPKRWRKYGNYRLSFMERHCPPMFERKECLVPPPEGYKSPIKWPKSRDECWYRNVPYNWINNQKSNQNWLRKEGEKFIFPGGGTMFPRGVGAYVDLMEDLIPGIKEGTVRTAIDTGCGVASWGGELLDRGVLTVSLAPRDNHEAQVQFALERGIPAILGIISTQRLPFPANSFDLAHCSRCLIPWTEFGGIYLTEIHRILRPGGFWVLSGPPVNYENRWRGWNTTVEEQKADFDKLKKLLSGMCFKLYNKKDDFAVWQKSSDNSCYDQLSLDSYPPKCDDSVDPDSAWYVPFRSCLTIPSQNLKKLALKSTPKWPDRLHIAPERVSLVPGGNSGLFKHDDSKWKVRIKHYKNLLPALGSNQIRNVMDMNTLFGGFAAALIDSPVWVMNVVSSYGPNSLGVVYDRGLIGSYHDWCEAFSTYPRTYDLLHLDGLFTAESHRCEIKYMLLEMDRILRPNGHVIIRESVYFVDAVDIIAKGLRWNCQKQDTEYSNTEKEKLLICQKKLWYSKSRQH from the exons atgaaaagtaagGATATGAAGCCAGGGAGCAATCCTGATAAATCATCAAGGATGGTacccatgagtttaatgtttgttgtgctttgtgGATTTTCTTTCTATCTCGGGGGCATTTACTGCTCAGAGAAGAACAAATTCTTTAAGAAGGAAGTGGAACCGAAAGTTGAGTCTCGGAAAGAAATTGCAGTTCCCTCGTCGCAAATGAAGCCTATTGCATTTCCCGAGTGTGGCAGTGACTACCAAGACTACACTCCATGCACAGATCCAAAG agaTGGAGAAAGTACGGAAACTATAGACTTTCTTTCATGGAACGGCATTGTCCACCTATGTTTGAAAGGAAGGAATGTCTAGTACCTCCACCAGAGGGTTACAAGAGTCCAATCAAATGGCCAAAGAGCAGAGATGAATGTTGGTACAG AAATGTGCCATATAATTGGATAAACAATCAGAAATCTAATCAGAACTGGTTGAggaaagaaggagaaaaatttatatttcctgGTGGAGGTACAATGTTTCCCAGGGGAGTGGGTGCTTATGTTGATTTGATGGAGGATCTCATTCCTGGAATCAAGGAAGGAACTGTCCGAACTGCCATAGACACTGGATGTGGG GTAGCAAGTTGGGGAGGCGAGTTACTAGACCGGGGAGTCTTAACTGTTTCCCTTGCACCAAGAGATAATCATGAGGCTCAAGTACAGTTTGCCCTTGAACGTGGTATTCCAGCAATCTTAGGCATCATTTCCACTCAACGTCTTCCTTTCCCAGCCAATTCATTTGATCTGGCTCACTGCTCCAGATGCCTCATCCCATGGACAGAATTTG GTGGTATTTATCTAACAGAAATTCACCGCATTCTTAGGCCTGGTGGCTTTTGGGTGCTTTCTGGGCCACCCGTCAACTATGAGAACCGGTGGCGCGGGTGGAACACAACAGTGGAAGAACAAAAAGCTGATTTTGACAAGTTAAAGAAGTTGCTAAGCGGCATGTGCTTTAAActgtataataaaaaagatgacTTTGCTGTGTGGCAAAAGTCTTCAGATAACAGCTGCTATGATCAACTAAGTCTGGATTCATATCCACCGAAATGTGATGACAGTGTGGATCCCGACTCTGCTTGGTATGTGCCGTTCCGTTCCTGCCTGACCATCCCAAGCCAAAACTTGAAGAAGTTGGCATTGAAATCTACCCCCAAATGGCCTGATCGGCTGCATATAGCTCCAGAACGCGTGTCCCTTGTTCCTGGAGGGAATTCTGGGTTATTCAAACATGACGATAGCAAATGGAAGGTCAGGATTAAGCACTACAAGAACTTGCTTCCTGCTCTTGGAAGCAATCAAATTCGAAATGTTATGGACATGAACACCCTGTTCGGAGGATTTGCTGCAGCTCTTATCGATTCTCCAGTCTGGGTCATGAATGTTGTTTCTTCATACGGCCCAAATTCCTTGGGTGTGGTGTATGACAGAGGACTAATTGGTAGCTATCATGATTg GTGTGAGGCATTCTCAACATATCCCCGAACTTATGATCTACTGCACCTTGATGGTTTGTTTACTGCTGAAAGTCACAG GTGTGAAATAAAGTATATGCTTCTTGAGATGGATCGGATCCTACGACCAAATGGACATGTGATAATCCGGGAATCCGTCTACTTTGTAGATGCTGTAGATATTATTGCCAAAGGCTTGAGATGGAATTGTCAGAAGCAAGACACTGAATATAGTAACACTGAGAAGGAAAAACTGCTCATTTGCCAGAAAAAACTCTGGTATTCCAAGAGTAGGCAGCACTGA
- the LOC120279610 gene encoding ubiquinol oxidase 2, mitochondrial-like produces the protein MSSLMASPAMRKLGPCFISSTPAIGSAMISMPLLMLQSRNASTKASPSVVESGNESDEKLQAADGSRKDDKGIASYWGVSTPKIKNADGTEWKWSCFKPGDTYSSNLSIDLKKHHVPITWGDKLALWTVKSLRLPTDIFFKKRYGCRAMMLETVAAVPGMVGGLLLHCKSLRRFEQSGGWIRALLEEAENERMHLMTFMEVSQPKWYERALVFAVQGLFFNAYFIAYLASPKLAHRMVGYLEEEAIYSYTQFLKELDQGNIENAPAPAIAIDYWRLSPNATLRDVVMVVRADEAHHRDVNHFASDIHAQGHQLRELPAPVGYH, from the exons ATGAGCTCTCTTATGGCATCACCGGCGATGAGAAAGCTTGGCCCTTGCTTCATCTCCTCCACGCCGGCGATTGGGTCCGCGATGATCTCTATGCCGCTTTTGATGTTGCAATCACGGAATGCCAGCACGAAGGCCTCGCCCAGCGTTGTTGAAAGTGGTAATGAATCGGATGAGAAGTTACAAGCGGCCGATGGATCTAGGAAGGACGATAAGGGCATTGCTAGCTATTGGGGTGTTTCTACGCCGAAGATCAAGAACGCCGATGGTACTGAATGGAAATGGTCATGCTTTAAg CCTGGAGATACATATTCGTCGAATTTGTCGATTGATCTGAAGAAACATCATGTGCCGATTACTTGGGGAGACAAGCTAGCGCTGTGGACTGTGAAATCGCTGCGCCTTCCCACTGATATCTTCTTCAAG AAGAGGTATGGATGCCGTGCCATGATGCTAGAGACGGTTGCAGCCGTACCAGGCATGGTGGGCGGCTTGCTTCTCCACTGCAAATCCCTGCGCAGGTTTGAGCAAAGTGGAGGGTGGATCCGGGCACTGTTGGAAGAGGCTGAGAATGAGAGAATGCATCTCATGACCTTCATGGAGGTATCTCAGCCCAAGTGGTACGAGCGTGCCTTGGTCTTTGCCGTTCAAGGGCTCTTCTTTAATGCATACTTCATAGCTTACCTTGCTTCTCCCAAGCTGGCACATAGAATGGTTGGTTATCTTGAAGAGGAGGCCATTTACTCTTATACTCAGTTCTTGAAGGAGTTGGATCAGGGCAACATTGAGAATGCACCAGCTCCTGCCATCGCTATTGATTACTGGCGCTTGTCCCCTAATGCTACGCTGCGTGATGTCGTTATGGTTGTTAGGGCTGATGAAGCTCACCACCGTGATGTCAACCATTTTGCTTCG GACATACATGCTCAAGGGCATCAGCTGAGGGAGCTTCCTGCACCTGTTGGCTACCACTGA
- the LOC120278831 gene encoding acyl-CoA-binding protein-like — MGLKEDFEEHAEKAKTLPENTTNENKLILYGLYKQATVGSVNTSRPGLFSPKERAKWDAWKAVEGKSQEEAMNDYITKVKQLHEEAATAAA, encoded by the exons ATGGGTTTGAAG GAGGATTTTGAAGAGCATGCTGAGAAAGCCAAAACTCTGCCTGAGAATACCACTAATGAGAACAAGCTGATCCTTTATGGACTGTATAAACAAGCCACTGTTGGTTCTGTGAATACCA gTCGCCCTGGTTTATTTAGTCCAAAGGAGAGAGCCAAATGGGATGCCTGGAAAGCTGTTGAAG GCAAATCACAGGAGGAAGCAATGAATGACTACATCACCAAGGTTAAGCAGCTTCATGAAGAGGCTGCTACTGCTGCTGCCTAA
- the LOC120279226 gene encoding protein Brevis radix-like 1, which produces MLACIACSKQLDDGEDDSTSRAPGTKEPVKSLTSQIKDLVLKISGGGNRQCKGASSSSSYRSKSVRQRGHQPRYTDGSTSDGGQCKYVRSASSSSMPTWGFTTNSHNSDSETRQRRQWISGGIGFPPEDDDNYNDNDDDDDDVVLQDNGEPKEWMAQVEPGVHITFVSLPGGAGNDLKRIRFSREMFNKWQAQRWWGENYDRIMELYNVQRFSSQALPTPPRSEDGEAHIGLQRNSSYPRVGSARDSPTTQTQPHHHVRSKERVFPNTSSSSSSRHKTLSLSPRGGGGTRSVPDPSESMLQQYFHPAAVAAAFGGGGGGVGSVIGGLSGMGKGEASSVEASRTTTSSRDEAASVSISNASDLEVTEWVEQDEPGVYITIRELPDGTRELRRVRFSREKFGEVRAKLWWEENRERIQAQYL; this is translated from the exons ATGTTGGCCTGCATCGCGTGTTCAAAACAACTGGATGATGGCGAGGATGACAGCACCTCGCGTGCTCCCGGTACGAAAGAGCCCGTGAAAAGCCTCACATCTCAG ATAAAAGACCTAGTTTTAAAGATCTCAGGAGGAGGGAACCGGCAATGCAAGGGAGCCAGCTCGTCGAGCAGCTACCGAAGCAAAAGCGTGCGCCAACGAGGCCATCAGCCTCGATACACTGATGGCAGCACATCAGATGGCGGACAGTGCAAGTATGTCCGGTCAGCAAGCTCAAGCTCAATGCCTACTTGGGGCTTCACAACTAATAGTCATAACTCGGATTCAGAAACCAGGCAACGCCGTCAGTGGATCTCTGGTGGCATTGGTTTTCCCCCGgaagatgatgataattataatgataatgatgatgatgatgacgacgTAGTGCTGCAGGACAATGGTGAACCAAAGGAGTGGATGGCTCAGGTTGAGCCTGGTGTGCACATCACCTTTGTATCCCTCCCTGGTGGTGCTGGCAACGATCTCAAACGCATTCGTTTCAG CCGGGAGATGTTTAACAAGTGGCAAGCACAGAGGTGGTGGGGGGAGAACTATGACCGCATTATGGAGCTGTACAATGTGCAGAGATTTAGTAGCCAAGCTCTTCCTACTCCACCAAGGTCCGAAGATGGAGAG GCACATATTGGTTTGCAGAGGAACTCATCATACCCAAGAGTAGGATCAGCAAGGGACAGCCCCACTACACAAACCCAACCACATCATCATGTCAGAAGCAAAGAGAGGGTATTTCCAAACACAAGTAGCAGTAGCAGTAGCAGACACAAAACATTATCATTATCCCCAAGAGGAGGAGGTGGAACTAGGTCAGTTCCAGATCCATCAGAGAGCATGTTGCAACAATACTTCCACCCAGCAGCTGTTGCTGCTGcatttggtggtggtggtggtggtgttggtaGTGTGATTGGGGGTTTGTCAGGGATGGGTAAAGGGGAGGCATCATCAGTGGAGGCTTCAAGGACAACTACATCGTCTAGAGATGAAGCAGCCTCTGTTTCCATTAGCAATGCTAGTGATCTTGAGGTGACGGAGTGGGTGGAACAGGATGAACCTGGCGTTTACATAACCATCAGAGAACTTCCTGATGGCACCAGAGAGCTCCGTCGTGTCCGTTTcag TCGAGAGAAGTTTGGAGAAGTGCGTGCCAAGCTTTGGTGGGAGGAAAACAGAGAAAGAATACAAGCTCAGTACCTCTAA
- the LOC120279227 gene encoding uncharacterized protein LOC120279227 isoform X1, whose amino-acid sequence MDSQEVLERESERGGEGSRFLARCCFSVFFVIAVSFSLSFLFGLVALAIGSTSASPPVSVPANCRIISSSVDIRFSKVCELGLLNYKANNVFYPLERSRFRCRHDYYWASVFERLLSALDCHTREMVEYKEYFSGHLRHAIAESPKEALPVACRPSFGTAWLTKMKFKVNGTYSCRYSLGTGKADIYPDELFNCEAKEPSKIEMLRRFFILFMKLNFSADKAGSGREMAHLVAGLVSGMVIGMCFIILIKSLRILWLTVTRHWAARKLQIKVFAARFRRVCLLVAYISTMGWLTIQYSKMVGLKQLLFESNLKERTI is encoded by the exons ATGGATTCTCAAGAGGTTTTGGAACGGGAGTCGGAGCGGGGAGGAGAAGGTTCTCGCTTCTTGGCTCGCTGCTGTTTCAGTGTGTTCTTCGTGATCGCGGTCTCGTTCTCCTTGtcctttttgtttggtttagtTGCCCTTGCGATCGGTAGTACATCAGCTTCGCCTCCTGTGTCGGTTCCCGCCAATTGCCGAATCATCTCTAGCA GTGTAGATATTAGGTTTTCAAAGGTTTGTGAACTAGGATTGTTAAATTATAAAGCCAACAATGTCTTTTACCCTTTGGAGAGAAGTAGATTCAGATGTCGTCATGACTACTATTGGGCATCAGTTTTTGAG cgTCTGCTGTCGGCATTGGATTGTCATACAAGGGAAATG GTGGAATACAAAGAATATTTTTCTGGTCATCTACGCCATGCTATAGCAGAGTCTCCCAAAGAAGCCCTTCCTGTTGCTTGTCGGCCCAGTTTTGGCACTGCATGGCTGACAAAAATGAAGTTCAag gtCAATGGAACATATAGCTGCAGGTATTCATTGGGTACTGGAAAAGCAGATATCTATCCCGATGAGCTTTTTAATTGCGAAGCCAAAGAGCCATCGAAAATAGAGATGCTCAgaagatttttcatttt GTTTATGAAGTTGAACTTTTCCGCTGACAAGGCTGGTTCTGGACGTGAAATGGCACACTTAGTTGCAGGACTTGTGTCTGGAATGGTAATTGGGATGTGcttcatcattttaattaagAGCCTAAGGATCTTGTGGCTCACCGTCACTAGGCACTGGGCAGCTAGGAAGCTCCAAATCAAAGTATTTGCAGCACGATTTAGGCGGGTTTGTCTCCTTGTTGCTTATATCTCTACCATGGGGTGGCTAACTATTCAATATAGCAAGATGGTTGGCCTGAAACAActtttatttgaatctaatctCAAGGAAAGAACCATATAA
- the LOC120278420 gene encoding 60S ribosomal protein L13-1-like translates to MVKHNNVVPNGHFKKHWQNFVKTWFNQPARKTRRRIARQKKAVKIFPRPTAGPLRPIVQCQTLKYNMKPRAGRGFSLEELKAAGIPKKLAPTIGIAVDHRRKNRSLEGLQSNVQRLKTYKAKLVIFPRRARKFKSGDSAPEELATATQVQGTYMPIVREQPSVELVKVTDEMKSFSAYGKLRVERMNQRQVGARLKKAAEAEKDEKK, encoded by the exons ATGGTTAAGCATAACAATGTTGTGCCAAATGGGCACTTCAAGAAGCACTGGCAGAACTTTGTGAAGACGTGGTTTAATCAGCCTGCACGCAAGACCAGGAGACGCATTG CAAGACAGAAGAAAGCTGTGAAGATCTTCCCACGGCCCACTGCTGGACCACTTCGCCCTATTGTTCAATGTCAGACTCTGAAGTACAATATGAAACCTAGGGCTGGTAGAGGTTTTAGTCTTGAAGAGCTCAAG GCAGCGGGAATACCAAAAAAACTTGCACCAACTATTGGCATTGCAGTTGATCACCGCCGGAAGAACCGCTCACTGGAGGGTCTCCAATCCAATGTCCAGAGGCTGAAGACTTACAAGGCAAAACTTGTGATCTTCCCAAGACGGGCACGCAAGTTCAAG TCTGGAGATTCTGCTCCAGAGGAACTTGCTACTGCTACTCAGGTGCAAGGCACATACATGCCTATTGTTCGTGAGCAGCCTTCCGTGGAGCTTGTGAAGGTGACCGATGAGATGAAGTCATTCAGTGCCTATGGTAAGCTTCGTGTTGAACGAATGAACCAACGACAAGTGGGTGCCAGGTTGAAGAAGGCTGCTGAAGCAGAGAAGGATGAGAAGAAATAA
- the LOC120279227 gene encoding uncharacterized protein LOC120279227 isoform X2, which produces MDSQEVLERESERGGEGSRFLARCCFSVFFVIAVSFSLSFLFGLVALAIGSTSASPPVSVPANCRIISSSVDIRFSKVCELGLLNYKANNVFYPLERSRFRCRHDYYWASVFEVEYKEYFSGHLRHAIAESPKEALPVACRPSFGTAWLTKMKFKVNGTYSCRYSLGTGKADIYPDELFNCEAKEPSKIEMLRRFFILFMKLNFSADKAGSGREMAHLVAGLVSGMVIGMCFIILIKSLRILWLTVTRHWAARKLQIKVFAARFRRVCLLVAYISTMGWLTIQYSKMVGLKQLLFESNLKERTI; this is translated from the exons ATGGATTCTCAAGAGGTTTTGGAACGGGAGTCGGAGCGGGGAGGAGAAGGTTCTCGCTTCTTGGCTCGCTGCTGTTTCAGTGTGTTCTTCGTGATCGCGGTCTCGTTCTCCTTGtcctttttgtttggtttagtTGCCCTTGCGATCGGTAGTACATCAGCTTCGCCTCCTGTGTCGGTTCCCGCCAATTGCCGAATCATCTCTAGCA GTGTAGATATTAGGTTTTCAAAGGTTTGTGAACTAGGATTGTTAAATTATAAAGCCAACAATGTCTTTTACCCTTTGGAGAGAAGTAGATTCAGATGTCGTCATGACTACTATTGGGCATCAGTTTTTGAG GTGGAATACAAAGAATATTTTTCTGGTCATCTACGCCATGCTATAGCAGAGTCTCCCAAAGAAGCCCTTCCTGTTGCTTGTCGGCCCAGTTTTGGCACTGCATGGCTGACAAAAATGAAGTTCAag gtCAATGGAACATATAGCTGCAGGTATTCATTGGGTACTGGAAAAGCAGATATCTATCCCGATGAGCTTTTTAATTGCGAAGCCAAAGAGCCATCGAAAATAGAGATGCTCAgaagatttttcatttt GTTTATGAAGTTGAACTTTTCCGCTGACAAGGCTGGTTCTGGACGTGAAATGGCACACTTAGTTGCAGGACTTGTGTCTGGAATGGTAATTGGGATGTGcttcatcattttaattaagAGCCTAAGGATCTTGTGGCTCACCGTCACTAGGCACTGGGCAGCTAGGAAGCTCCAAATCAAAGTATTTGCAGCACGATTTAGGCGGGTTTGTCTCCTTGTTGCTTATATCTCTACCATGGGGTGGCTAACTATTCAATATAGCAAGATGGTTGGCCTGAAACAActtttatttgaatctaatctCAAGGAAAGAACCATATAA
- the LOC120279227 gene encoding uncharacterized protein LOC120279227 isoform X3 has translation MDSQEVLERESERGGEGSRFLARCCFSVFFVIAVSFSLSFLFGLVALAIGSTSASPPVSVPANCRIISSSVDIRFSKVCELGLLNYKANNVFYPLERSRFRCRHDYYWASVFERLLSALDCHTREMVEYKEYFSGHLRHAIAESPKEALPVACRPSFGTAWLTKMKFKVNGTYSCRYSLGTGKADIYPDELFNCEAKEPSKIEMLRRFFILFMKLNFSADKAGSGREMAHLVAGLVSGMVIGMCFIILIKSLRILWLTVTRHWAARKLQIKVFAARFRRFVEVR, from the exons ATGGATTCTCAAGAGGTTTTGGAACGGGAGTCGGAGCGGGGAGGAGAAGGTTCTCGCTTCTTGGCTCGCTGCTGTTTCAGTGTGTTCTTCGTGATCGCGGTCTCGTTCTCCTTGtcctttttgtttggtttagtTGCCCTTGCGATCGGTAGTACATCAGCTTCGCCTCCTGTGTCGGTTCCCGCCAATTGCCGAATCATCTCTAGCA GTGTAGATATTAGGTTTTCAAAGGTTTGTGAACTAGGATTGTTAAATTATAAAGCCAACAATGTCTTTTACCCTTTGGAGAGAAGTAGATTCAGATGTCGTCATGACTACTATTGGGCATCAGTTTTTGAG cgTCTGCTGTCGGCATTGGATTGTCATACAAGGGAAATG GTGGAATACAAAGAATATTTTTCTGGTCATCTACGCCATGCTATAGCAGAGTCTCCCAAAGAAGCCCTTCCTGTTGCTTGTCGGCCCAGTTTTGGCACTGCATGGCTGACAAAAATGAAGTTCAag gtCAATGGAACATATAGCTGCAGGTATTCATTGGGTACTGGAAAAGCAGATATCTATCCCGATGAGCTTTTTAATTGCGAAGCCAAAGAGCCATCGAAAATAGAGATGCTCAgaagatttttcatttt GTTTATGAAGTTGAACTTTTCCGCTGACAAGGCTGGTTCTGGACGTGAAATGGCACACTTAGTTGCAGGACTTGTGTCTGGAATGGTAATTGGGATGTGcttcatcattttaattaagAGCCTAAGGATCTTGTGGCTCACCGTCACTAGGCACTGGGCAGCTAGGAAGCTCCAAATCAAAGTATTTGCAGCACGATTTAGGCGG tTTGTGGAGGTGAGGTGA
- the LOC120279609 gene encoding SNF1-related protein kinase catalytic subunit alpha KIN10-like, producing MEGPGNRGGTTADAFLTNYKLGKTLGIGSFGKVKIAEHTLTGHKVAVKILNRRKIKNMEMEEKVRREIKILRLFMHPHIIRLYEVVETNMDIYVVMEYVKSGELFDYIVEKGRLQEDEARHFFQQIISGVEYCHRNMVVHRDLKPENLLLDTKDNVKIADFGLSNVMRDGHFLKTSCGSPNYAAPEVISGRLYAGPEVDVWSCGVILYALLCGTLPFDDENIPNLFKKIKSGIYTLPSHLSTGARDLIPRLLVVDPMKRMTIPEIRLHPWFQAHLPRYLAVPPPDTLQQAKKIDEDILQEVVKLGFDKNRLIESLRNRKQDEATVTYYLLFDNRFRANSGYLGSDFQETMECGFSRSYPLENANLAMTHRIASYIDPPTTGVRPHIPAERKWALGLQSRAHPREIMTEVLKALQELNVRWKKIGHYNMKCRWFPGFLDSESMDNKHLHATGGFDDEPSIVESDNVAANSPNVVKFELQLYKTKEEKYLLDLQRVYGPQLLFLDLCALFLAQLRVL from the exons ATGGAGGGTCCTGGCAATAGAGGAGGCACGACTGCAGATGCCTTCTTGACAAATTATAAGCTTGGAAAAACTTTGGGCATTGGTTCTTTTGGCAAAGTGAAAATTGCAGAGCATACTTTGACAGGACACAAAGTTGCTGTCAAGATACTTAATCGCCGGAAAATAAAGAACATGGAAATGGAAGAAAAAG TGCGACGagagataaaaattttaaggcTGTTCATGCATCCACATATTATACGACTCTATGAGGTTGTAGAGACAAATATGGATATTTATGTTGTCATGGAGTATGTTAAATCGGGGGAGCTATTTGATTATATCGTGGAGAAAGGTAGGTTACAGGAGGATGAGGCACGTCATTTCTTTCAGCAG ATTATATCTGGCGTGGAATATTGTCATCGGAACATGGTAGTCCATCGGGACCTAAAGCCAGAGAACCTTTTACTAGATACAAAAGACAATGTTAAAATTGCTGATTTTGGTCTGAGCAATGTAATGCGAGATGGCCATTTTTTGAAGACTAGCTGTGGGAGCCCAAACTATGCAGCGCCTGAG GTGATATCTGGTAGGCTATATGCTGGGCCTGAGGTTGATGTTTGGAGTTGTGGGGTTATCCTATATGCCCTGCTCTGTGGCACACTGCCCTTCGATGATGAGAATATTCCCAATctgttcaagaaaataaag AGCGGTATCTATACTCTCCCAAGTCACCTATCTACTGGAGCAAGGGACTTGATTCCCAGGTTGCTAGTAGTTGATCCTATGAAGCGGATGACCATCCCTGAAATTCGTCTGCATCCTTGGTTCCAAGCTCACCTTCCTCGCTATCTCGCTGTGCCTCCACCAGATACACTGCAGCAAGCTAAAAAG ATTGATGAGGACATTCTTCAGGAGGTAGTTAAATTGGGGTTTGACAAGAATCGTTTGATTGAATCTCTCCGTAACAGAAAACAGGATGAG GCAACTGTTACATACTACCTTTTGTTTGACAATCGTTTCCGCGCCAACAGTGGCTATCTTGGATCAGATTTCCAGGAAACTATG GAATGTGGGTTCTCTCGTTCTTATCCGTTAGAAAATGCAAATCTAGCAATGACACACCGTATAGCAAGTTATATTGATCCTCCAACTACTGGTGTTAGGCCTCATATCCCTGCTGAAAGAAAATGGGCTCTCGGGCTTCAG TCTCGAGCCCATCCTCGTGAAATTATGACTGAGGTACTCAAGGCTCTGCAAGAATTGAATGTGCGCTGGAAAAAGATTGGGCATTACAACATGAAATGCCGATGGTTTCCTGGCTTTCTTGATTCAGAAAGCATGGATAATAAACATCTGCATGCTACTGGTGGCTTTGACGATGAACCTTCAATTGTAGAGAGTGATAATGTGGCTGCAAACTCTCCCAATGTAGTCAAGTTTGAACTTCAG CTTTATAAGACGAAGGAAGAGAAGTATCTTCTTGATCTACAGAGAGTGTATGGGCCGCAGCTTCTCTTCCTCGACTTGTGCGCGCTGTTCTTGGCACAACTTAGGGTGCTCTAG